The DNA region GCCATCGCGATGCCGTACGTATTCGTCCTGGCGTTCCTCGGTCCCGTCGCCACCCTGCTTGCCGGGCGCTCACGGTCGGGTCCGACATCGCCGCGGGTCAGGCGGGTCATCCGCAGTGCTCCAGGAGCCGGCGACACCGGTTGACGCCAGTTCAGCGGGGCGACCACGCGTCGTCGCGAGTGTCTTCGCGGGTGTGCACCCGAGCCGACAGCTGCCGGATCTCCTCGCGCAGATCGTCGATCTGGGCGGCCGTGGCAGCGCGATTGGCGGAGTCCTCCTGGGCTACCCGCTCCACGATCCAGGAGGCCACGGTCGCGGTGATGACACCGATGAGGCTGATCCCACCGATCATCAGCAGCACGGCGATCACCCGTCCCGTCGCTGTGACCGGGGACAGGTCGCCGTAGCCGACGGTGGTGACGGTCGTGATCGACCACCACACGGCATTGCCGAAGCTGGTGATCGTGGAGTCGGGGGCGTTGCGTTCGGTCTCCAGCATCGCCAGCGACGCGACGTACACCAGCAACACGGCGCTGAGAGCGGTGTACGCGGCGACCCGGCCGCGGATGGCGTCGCCGCCCGC from Mycobacterium sp. DL includes:
- a CDS encoding potassium channel family protein, translated to MGSAERLERWESRSEWVLAGVAVVFLVAYSVQVLANPGRGLTNLLNGVMSLLYLVFVVDYLVRLSLAPHRVRWFFRHLLDLAIVVLPFLRPLRLLRLVVLVKVLHRAGGDAIRGRVAAYTALSAVLLVYVASLAMLETERNAPDSTITSFGNAVWWSITTVTTVGYGDLSPVTATGRVIAVLLMIGGISLIGVITATVASWIVERVAQEDSANRAATAAQIDDLREEIRQLSARVHTREDTRDDAWSPR